One window of Burkholderia cepacia GG4 genomic DNA carries:
- a CDS encoding chemotaxis protein CheA: protein MNSNKIRVACAAMFAMATIGAQAQTADSTSSAQSSTSSTAVSLGGGASMNTNTTTGGNATSSSAVRGSGNSSVQVNLTMPSSTSGGANVTPQSASSLAAGAPGTSPYNTQAAENVNYSGTQTIKTNPAIQAPGLTTTLSDTCMGSVSVGVSFPGFGATGGTTLVDQACVRRLDAREFRAMGLTDVALALLCQSDANRRAVEATGHLCPGTTAPLARSNVAPAADATVADDVKYHDPLVRNRMGLPPIDAAAPAPVQTRPVATTAVQAAPIPVPMPVPAPSIAAPAVSAVPAATQAAAVKASQAAAVVPAAAAAPVAAAAPAVAAAPAVAAAPAVAPAAMSAVPAAAVVAVPAVANKAPEPAPVVADKAPQPAPVVAEKTPEPAPVVAEKAPEPAPVVAEKTPEPAPVVAEKTPEPAPVVAEKAPEPAPIVADKAPEPAPAATDNAAQVAPVADAKAAEPAAQAAAEAPAPEAAQPAVESAAAPAADMPAVSEPAPVDQQAAPAAPVMPAPAVISTSTSS, encoded by the coding sequence ATGAACAGCAACAAGATCAGGGTGGCATGTGCGGCAATGTTCGCAATGGCCACGATCGGTGCCCAAGCGCAAACCGCCGACTCGACTTCAAGCGCGCAATCCTCGACTTCGTCGACGGCAGTCAGCCTCGGCGGCGGGGCGAGCATGAACACGAACACCACGACCGGTGGCAATGCCACGAGCAGCAGCGCGGTTCGCGGCAGCGGCAATTCGAGCGTGCAGGTCAACTTGACGATGCCGTCCTCCACGAGCGGGGGGGCGAACGTGACGCCGCAGAGCGCGAGCTCGCTCGCGGCGGGCGCACCCGGCACCAGCCCGTACAACACCCAGGCGGCTGAAAACGTCAACTACTCGGGCACCCAGACGATCAAGACGAACCCGGCGATCCAGGCGCCAGGTCTCACGACCACGTTGTCCGATACCTGCATGGGCTCGGTGAGCGTCGGCGTGTCGTTCCCGGGGTTCGGCGCGACCGGCGGCACGACCCTGGTCGACCAGGCTTGCGTGCGCCGTCTCGATGCACGTGAATTCCGCGCGATGGGGTTGACCGACGTCGCGCTCGCGCTGCTCTGCCAGAGCGATGCGAACCGGCGCGCGGTGGAGGCGACCGGGCACCTGTGCCCGGGCACCACCGCGCCGCTCGCGCGCTCGAACGTCGCGCCCGCCGCCGACGCGACCGTGGCCGACGACGTGAAGTATCACGATCCGCTCGTACGCAACCGCATGGGGCTACCGCCGATCGACGCGGCCGCGCCGGCGCCCGTGCAGACGCGGCCGGTCGCGACGACCGCGGTCCAGGCGGCGCCGATCCCGGTGCCGATGCCGGTGCCTGCGCCGTCGATTGCCGCGCCTGCCGTCAGCGCGGTGCCGGCCGCTACGCAAGCCGCCGCCGTGAAGGCATCGCAAGCCGCTGCCGTCGTGCCGGCTGCCGCAGCCGCGCCGGTTGCCGCGGCTGCACCGGCGGTCGCCGCTGCGCCTGCAGTTGCCGCTGCGCCTGCGGTCGCACCGGCCGCGATGAGCGCGGTTCCTGCTGCCGCCGTCGTCGCCGTGCCGGCCGTAGCCAACAAGGCACCGGAACCCGCACCGGTTGTCGCCGACAAGGCACCGCAGCCGGCACCGGTCGTTGCCGAGAAGACACCGGAGCCCGCACCGGTCGTTGCCGAGAAGGCACCGGAGCCCGCACCGGTCGTCGCCGAGAAGACACCGGAACCGGCACCGGTCGTCGCCGAGAAGACACCGGAGCCCGCACCGGTCGTTGCCGAGAAGGCACCGGAACCGGCACCGATCGTTGCCGACAAGGCACCGGAACCCGCGCCGGCGGCGACCGACAACGCAGCGCAAGTCGCACCGGTGGCCGATGCGAAGGCAGCCGAACCGGCAGCGCAAGCGGCCGCCGAAGCACCGGCACCGGAAGCTGCACAGCCCGCGGTTGAATCTGCCGCCGCGCCGGCTGCGGACATGCCGGCGGTGTCCGAGCCGGCCCCGGTCGACCAGCAGGCCGCACCGGCCGCACCGGTCATGCCGGCTCCGGCCGTCATCTCGACGAGCACGTCGTCGTAA
- a CDS encoding (2Fe-2S)-binding protein, which yields MPTSFVLNGKSVTLDADPSMPVLWAIREHAGLTGTKFGCGMAQCGACTVHLEGQAVRSCVLPLAGIADRHITTIEGLQSKPAQAVQAAWVKLQVPQCGYCQSGQIMSATALLEQNPKPTDADIDAAMNGNICRCATYARIRAAIHDAAATLGA from the coding sequence ATGCCCACCTCGTTTGTCCTGAACGGCAAGAGCGTCACGCTCGACGCCGATCCGTCGATGCCCGTCCTCTGGGCGATCCGCGAGCACGCGGGGCTGACCGGCACGAAGTTCGGCTGCGGCATGGCGCAGTGCGGCGCGTGCACCGTCCATCTCGAAGGCCAGGCCGTGCGCTCGTGCGTGCTGCCGCTCGCGGGCATCGCGGACAGGCACATCACGACGATCGAAGGCCTGCAGAGCAAGCCCGCGCAGGCCGTGCAGGCCGCCTGGGTGAAGCTGCAGGTGCCGCAGTGCGGCTATTGCCAGTCCGGCCAGATCATGTCGGCCACCGCGCTGCTCGAACAGAACCCGAAGCCGACCGACGCGGACATCGACGCCGCGATGAACGGCAACATCTGCCGCTGTGCGACCTACGCCCGTATCCGGGCCGCGATCCACGACGCGGCCGCAACGCTGGGAGCCTGA
- a CDS encoding AraC family transcriptional regulator: MDMTDIAESRESGRRELATLIGRFAPVDGSHSTAVPALMLHRHTHPVDLGCGVSRAALVIAAQGAKRVIVAGQAYEYDSQNCLITSIDLPILSRVTQASPEAPYLCLSLTLDPQRIVEFAAEMRLPEPDGGPEGEGIALAALTPPLLDAALRLLRLLDMPADIPVIAPLIEKEVLYRLMTSEQGTRLRQMAVAGSKTHRIARAIEWIRDHYAEPMRVETLAQAVNMSVSSLHHHFKHVTTLSPLQYQKQLRLHEARRLLLRQGGDVGSVAATVGYESASQFSREYSRLFGAPPMRDVVHLRKKELLGT; the protein is encoded by the coding sequence ATGGACATGACCGATATCGCGGAATCGCGCGAATCCGGGCGGCGCGAACTGGCGACGCTGATCGGCCGTTTCGCGCCGGTGGACGGCTCCCACTCGACCGCCGTGCCGGCATTGATGCTGCACCGGCACACGCATCCGGTCGATCTCGGTTGTGGCGTGTCGCGGGCCGCGCTCGTGATCGCCGCGCAGGGCGCGAAGCGCGTGATCGTGGCTGGCCAGGCTTACGAATACGACTCGCAGAACTGCCTGATTACGTCGATCGACTTGCCGATTCTCTCGCGCGTGACGCAGGCTTCGCCGGAGGCACCGTACCTTTGCCTGTCGCTGACGCTCGATCCGCAGCGCATCGTCGAGTTCGCGGCCGAGATGCGGCTGCCGGAGCCCGATGGGGGCCCCGAAGGCGAGGGCATCGCGCTCGCCGCACTCACGCCGCCGCTGCTCGATGCCGCGCTGCGGCTGTTGCGGCTGCTCGATATGCCGGCCGACATTCCGGTGATCGCGCCGTTGATCGAAAAGGAAGTGCTGTACCGGCTGATGACGAGCGAGCAGGGCACGCGGTTGCGGCAGATGGCCGTCGCCGGCAGCAAGACGCACCGGATCGCGCGCGCGATCGAATGGATCCGCGATCACTACGCGGAGCCGATGCGCGTCGAGACACTCGCGCAGGCGGTCAACATGAGCGTGTCGTCGCTCCATCATCACTTCAAGCACGTGACCACGCTGAGCCCGCTGCAATACCAGAAGCAGCTGCGGCTGCACGAGGCACGGCGGCTGCTGTTGAGGCAGGGCGGCGACGTCGGCTCGGTAGCCGCGACCGTCGGCTACGAAAGCGCGTCGCAGTTCAGCCGCGAATACAGCCGGCTGTTCGGCGCGCCGCCGATGCGCGACGTCGTGCACTTGCGCAAGAAGGAACTGCTGGGCACGTAG
- a CDS encoding xanthine dehydrogenase family protein molybdopterin-binding subunit produces the protein MTIELDHPGSVRPSRRTFLKAAGATAVVSLTIGFEWAGLGRRALAATAPAADFAPNAFLRITPDGAVTVIAKHVELGQGAYTGIATIVAEELDADWSSVRVESAPADAKRYANRAFGTMQATGGSSAMSNSWQQLREAGGKARAMLVSAAAARWKVPAGELATANGVVKHAKSGKTAAYGTLIADASKLPVPDKVTLKQPADFKLIGQRIPRVDAAAKSNGTAHFTLDTTFPGMRVALLQRPPRFGATVKSFDASAAKAVPGVVSIVQVPRGIAVVATGFWAAKQGRDALKVEWDETNAEKRSSDELMREYRELATKPGVSARKDGDADAAIAGAARKISATYAFPYLAHAPMEPLDAVVKLTADSCEIWAGDQFQTVDQGNAAQVAGLKPEQVQIHTLYAGGSFGRRANAWSDYVVEAVSIAKALGADGKPLKLQWTREDDIQGGFYRPMYFHKLDAGLTADGRLVGWRHRIVGQSILAGTPFEPFMVKNGVDATSVEGATNLPYTVPNVSVELTTTKVGVPVLWWRVVGSSHTAYAVEAFIDEAAHSAGKDPYLFRRDLLAKEPRMRAVLELAAQKAGWDPAKPLPKGRGRGIAVAEAFGSYVAQVAEVSVDADGKVKVERVVCAVDCGIAINPDIVAAQMEGGIGFGLGAVLHSAITLKDGHVEQRNFDGYHVLRMAEMPKVEVHIVPSAEAPTGVGEPGVAPVGPAVANAIFAATGKRHYVLPFDSGDTAKA, from the coding sequence ATGACGATCGAACTCGACCATCCCGGTTCGGTACGGCCATCGCGTCGTACGTTTCTGAAGGCCGCGGGCGCCACGGCCGTCGTCAGCCTGACGATCGGCTTCGAATGGGCCGGCCTCGGCCGCCGCGCGCTCGCCGCCACGGCACCCGCCGCCGACTTCGCGCCGAACGCGTTCCTGCGCATCACGCCCGACGGCGCCGTCACCGTGATCGCCAAGCACGTCGAACTCGGCCAGGGTGCGTACACGGGCATCGCGACAATCGTCGCCGAGGAACTCGACGCCGACTGGTCGAGCGTGCGCGTCGAAAGCGCGCCGGCCGACGCGAAACGCTATGCGAACCGCGCGTTCGGCACGATGCAGGCCACGGGCGGCAGCTCGGCCATGTCGAACTCGTGGCAGCAGCTGCGCGAAGCGGGCGGCAAGGCCCGCGCGATGCTCGTGTCGGCCGCGGCGGCACGCTGGAAGGTGCCGGCCGGCGAGCTGGCCACCGCCAACGGCGTCGTCAAGCATGCGAAGAGCGGCAAGACGGCCGCCTACGGCACGCTGATTGCCGATGCGTCGAAACTGCCGGTGCCCGACAAGGTCACGCTGAAGCAGCCGGCCGACTTCAAGCTGATCGGCCAGCGCATTCCGCGCGTCGACGCAGCCGCGAAATCGAACGGCACCGCGCATTTCACGCTCGACACGACCTTCCCCGGGATGCGCGTCGCGCTGCTGCAGCGCCCGCCGCGCTTCGGCGCGACGGTCAAGTCGTTCGACGCGTCGGCCGCGAAGGCCGTGCCGGGCGTGGTGTCGATCGTGCAGGTGCCGCGCGGCATCGCGGTCGTCGCGACCGGCTTCTGGGCCGCGAAACAGGGCCGCGACGCGCTGAAGGTCGAATGGGACGAAACGAACGCCGAAAAGCGCAGCTCGGACGAGCTCATGCGCGAATACCGGGAGCTCGCCACGAAGCCCGGCGTGTCGGCGCGCAAGGACGGCGATGCCGACGCGGCGATCGCGGGCGCCGCGCGCAAGATCAGCGCGACGTACGCATTCCCGTATCTCGCGCACGCGCCGATGGAGCCGCTCGACGCGGTCGTCAAGCTGACGGCCGACAGCTGCGAGATCTGGGCCGGCGACCAGTTCCAGACGGTCGACCAGGGCAACGCCGCTCAGGTCGCGGGCCTGAAGCCCGAGCAGGTGCAGATCCACACGCTGTACGCGGGCGGCAGCTTCGGCCGGCGCGCGAACGCGTGGTCGGACTACGTGGTCGAGGCCGTGTCGATCGCGAAGGCGCTGGGCGCGGACGGCAAGCCGCTCAAGCTGCAGTGGACACGCGAGGACGACATCCAGGGCGGCTTCTATCGCCCGATGTACTTCCACAAGCTCGATGCGGGGCTCACCGCGGACGGCCGGCTGGTCGGCTGGCGCCACCGGATCGTCGGCCAGTCGATCCTCGCCGGCACGCCGTTCGAGCCGTTCATGGTCAAGAACGGGGTCGACGCGACGTCGGTCGAGGGCGCGACGAACCTGCCGTACACGGTGCCGAACGTGTCGGTCGAACTCACCACCACCAAGGTTGGCGTGCCCGTGCTGTGGTGGCGCGTGGTCGGCAGCTCGCACACGGCCTACGCGGTCGAGGCGTTCATCGACGAAGCTGCGCACTCGGCGGGCAAGGATCCGTACCTGTTCCGCCGCGACCTGCTCGCGAAGGAGCCACGGATGCGCGCGGTGCTGGAGCTGGCCGCGCAGAAGGCCGGCTGGGATCCGGCGAAGCCGCTGCCGAAGGGCCGCGGGCGCGGCATCGCGGTGGCCGAGGCGTTCGGGAGCTATGTCGCGCAAGTGGCCGAGGTATCGGTCGACGCCGACGGCAAGGTGAAGGTCGAGCGCGTGGTGTGCGCGGTCGACTGCGGGATCGCGATCAATCCCGACATCGTCGCCGCGCAGATGGAAGGCGGCATCGGCTTCGGGCTCGGCGCGGTGCTGCACAGCGCGATCACGCTGAAGGACGGCCACGTCGAGCAGCGCAACTTCGACGGCTACCACGTGCTGCGGATGGCGGAAATGCCGAAGGTCGAGGTGCACATCGTGCCGTCGGCGGAAGCGCCGACCGGTGTCGGCGAGCCGGGTGTGGCACCGGTCGGGCCGGCGGTGGCCAACGCGATCTTCGCGGCGACCGGCAAGCGGCATTATGTGCTGCCGTTCGATTCGGGCGATACGGCGAAGGCTTGA